A single genomic interval of Homo sapiens chromosome 7, GRCh38.p14 Primary Assembly harbors:
- the LOC124901794 gene encoding uncharacterized protein LOC124901794 produces the protein MTVQFMQMLFAEGFRSSAVFAEGFRSSAVFAEGFRSSPVFAEGFRSSPVFAEGFHSSAVFAEGFRWSAVFAEGFRWSPVFAEGFRSSPVFAEGFRSSPVFAEGFRSSAVFAEGSCSSAGSTVLSSRATLCQGPWARHLPGMLLQQQEHWLGPSERSCEDVPWGITWKCFQLSLHSPADLSEAQA, from the coding sequence atgACGGTGCAATTTATGCAAATGCTGTTTGCAGAAGGGTTCCGTTCGAGCGCTGTGTTTGCAGAAGGGTTCCGTTCGAGCGCTGTGTTTGCAGAAGGGTTCCGTTCGAGCCCTGTGTTTGCAGAAGGGTTCCGTTCGAGCCCTGTGTTTGCAGAAGGGTTCCATTCGAGCGCTGTGTTTGCAGAAGGGTTCCGTTGGAGCGCTGTGTTTGCAGAAGGGTTCCGTTGGAGCCCTGTGTTTGCAGAAGGGTTCCGTTCGAGCCCTGTGTTTGCAGAAGGGTTCCGTTCGAGCCCTGTGTTTGCAGAAGGGTTCCGTTCGAGCGCTGTGTTTGCAGAAGGGTCCTGTTCAAGTGCTGGGAGCACAGTGCTTTCTTCCAGGGCCACCCTGTGCCAGGGGCCCTGGGCTCGTCACCTCCCTGGGATGCTCCTTCAGCAGCAAGAGCACTGGCTGGGCCCCTCTGAACGCTCCTGTGAGGACGTTCCTTGGGGAATCACTTGGAAGTGCTTTCAGCTCAGCCTCCATAGCCCTGCGGACCTCAGTGAAGCGCAGGCATAA